CTCAGAATCCACTTTAGAAGAGAGTAAATAGAGGTTTTTGGCATGCTCTTTTTGGTAAATACTTAAATCTTTTAGGGTTTTTTCTACTTTATCCCATTGATTGGTTTTTAAAGCGTCATCAAACCCGCTAAAAATATTTTTTAAAAACTCCGTTGCCACGCTTGAAATTTCTTTATTGGGGCTGTTGATCGCTTCAATGGGCGAGAGCCAAGCAGTGGTTTTATCGCTAGGGAAAATGCGTAAAAATTGAGCGCTAAAAAGCGTATAGACTAAGTTGATTCGTTCATCTACTTTTAAGACATCTTTATCCAACTCGTTGCGCGCATTAGGGGATTTTTGATTGACTTCTTCAACAAGATTTTTTAATTTATACCCACGGCTATCAAACACATCTCTAAAAGCGATACGGCTCTCATCTAAAGGCGTGCCGATAAGCTTTCTTAAGGCTTTATTAGAAGTGTAAATCATCTTAATACTGCGCCAATCATTGGGGAAAAACATGATCCCTAAAAGCACCTGCATGGCGTTTAGCCCTTGAAAATCATCTTTTTTTAAAATCTTATGGATATATTCAATGCTAATGGTGTCAAGGGGTTTGATACGCCCATCAAAATCCTGGACTTGAAGCCTTTGAAAGGCTTTTAAGTGGTCTTTGGAATATTCTCTTAAATGCTTCAAACGCTCTAAAATCGCGCTTTTAGAATCCTCTTTATTAGCGGAATTTTCTACATTTTGTCGTTCTATTTGAGCGCTTTTGCCCCCATGCATGTCAATTGGAGTCTCACTAGCGAACGAGGGAGTAAAAGGGCTGATTAAAATTGAAGCGAGCAAGAAACTAGCGGCTTGTTGGGATTTTAAAAAGCGTGAAAGCTTTAAAAAACGCCCGTTCTTATCCAAAAGCAACCACAAAGCCCCCAAAATAAGCATCGCATACCCTAAATAAGTGGGGATTTTACCCGGGTCTTTATTGACAGAAAGGATCGTGCCTTTTTCATCCGTATCATAGGAAGATTGGAAAAAGCGATAGCCTTCATAATCCAAAACATGGTTCATAAAAATCCTATAAGGCTTGATCAAGGTGTTATCCAATTTCAAAACTTCCACTTCTGAAGCGTAAGATGAAGGGCTCATAGATCCAGCGTAGCGCTCTAATTCAAAACGCTTCAGTTTGATTTGAAAGGGCAATTCAATGTAAGCGGATCCAAAACTTAAAGAGAGCTTATCGTCTTTAAACATCTCGCTTTCTTCTATGCCTTCATTCCTGTTGGTTTTGATGAGATTGAATTTGTGGCTCACGCCGTTATAAGTCGCTTTTAACACTAAAATAGCAGCGTCATCTTTTTTAATGGCGTTTTGCTTGTAAATTTCTAAGGGTTCTAAAATTAAAGGCTTGTGATCTAAAGTCGCATGAATGGGTTTTAATCGTTTGGAATAATAAAAGGTAAAAGGCGTTTTTAAAGAAAGTTTAGTGGTATCATTAAGAGTGATATTAAGGTAAGTGTCCGCACTTTCAAAAGAGCTTTGCGCACTATTTTCTCGCACATGCATAAGCCCTTCTACGCCAAAAAAGCGCGTGATGGCTGCCCCTAAAATGATGAAAATCAAGGAGCTGTGGAAAAAAAGGCTCGCATACCTTTTGCGCTCCAAAGCTTTAGATTTAATGAATGTGCCTATTAAAACCACCAACAAATACGCATGCAAGAAATTAAACCAAGGGGTGTTATACACAATGGCCTTACTCGCGCTCGTGCCGTAATCGTTTTCTATAAAAGTGGCTATCGCGCACGCGCAAGCGTAGAGTGCGATTAAAGGGATAGCGACCCAAAAAGAAGCCAGCAAAAAAGAAAGCAGGCTTTTGAGATTCTTCATTAGACTTTCCTAGCTGGATTTGCTTTTAGAAAGGTTGGTTTTATACTTGATGTAAGCCTTTAATTTTTTAGTGAGATCCTCGTCGTTTTTTGTGTCTTGATACTTCCCATCGCCGATAAATTCCAACACGGCTAAAAATTGTGTGGAGGGCATATAGCCGGGCAATTCATAGATGGTTTTACCGGTTTTATCGGATAAAACAATCGTAGGGGTGGATTGGACGGCATAAATTTGCGCTAATTCTTCTGTGGACATTTTGATTTCTTTTTCATCGTTTTTATCCTTATCGCCGACTTTAAAATCATGCTCTTTGGAGTAGCTGATATTGACATAGTAAGCGCTAAAATGCTCTTTAATGTAGTCGCGCAATTCTTTGACATTTTTGAGATCTTTTTTAAACCTTTCGCAATAAGAGCAACCATTACGCCCAAAAACTAAAAGCATGTATTTATCATTGGGGCTAATAGACTTATTGTCTAAAAAAACATCTTCTAAACCGGCGTAACTCTTTTTGTCTATATTGTCTCGCTCATCGTTTAATTCTTTGGAGCTTTGAGAGCCAGAGCTTAAAAGATTTTCGTCCAATTTGTCTTTATTGTTGGACTTGCAAGCGCTTAAAAATAACGAAATCAATAATAAAACGCTTAAAAATTTCTTGGAAACATAAGAGAGTGGAAACATGTAATAACCTTTATTGTTTAATAAATTTGAAAACTCGGTATTTTACTATAATAATCGCCTTTTTATGCAAATTTCACTCACTTTTAAGGTTGTTCACTAATTCAATGATAAATTTTGCAAACTCTATGGAATCGTTTAAGCATGGGCAAACCAAATATTCTTTAATTGCCAAGCGCTCTGCCATCAAGCGGTATTGCATGTCTAATTCATAGAGCGTTTCAGAATTATCAATCGTGAAAGCCAAAGGATAGATGATGATATGAGATTTGCGGTGCTTTTCTATCAATTCTTCAGTGCTTGGCTCTAGCCATTTCATAGGCCCTAGTTTGGATTGATAAGAGAGTAAAACTTCTTTAAAAGGGGTATTTTTTTGTTGCATTAACTCTTTTAGCAAACTCACATGGTGTTCGCATTCTTGCTGGTAAGTATCGCCGGCATCAACAATGCTTTTAGGTAATCCATGGACGGAAAAGATTAGGACAAAATCCTGGCTTTTGCGGTTGTTTAGAACACTTAAAATCGTGTTTAAAATGATTTCATTAAGCTTTTTGTCAGCATAAAAGCGTTCTATCACTCGCACTTTGGGGCGGAAAGTTTCTAAAGATTTGAGAGCGCTAAAAGCGTCATTGAAACTAGAAAGGGTGGTGGTGCTAGAATATTGCGGATACATGGAAAAAAACACCAAGCTTTCTACCTCTTTTAAGGCTAAATCTTGCAAAACCATAGACGCATAAGGGGGGGTATAACGCATCGCATAAGTGTAAAAGCGAGAAGGATCCAATTCGTTCAAACGCTCTGTAAGGGCGAATGTGATAGGCGTTAAAGGGGATTTGCCTCCTAATTTTTCATAGATTTTTTTGGATTTTTCTATGCGGCTATTGACGATCATTTTACCCACCATTTTACGCATGAAATTATTTTTAATGGTAAGGATAAAGGGGTCATCAAACATGTTTTTTAAAAACACCCCCACTTCATAAAGGCTGTTAGGCCCTCCCATATTCAAAAGAACGACTGCTTCTTTAGGGGATTTTGCGGCGTTATTTTCTAAATTATTAAGCTTTTCATTGATCAAATTCATTAGCACATGCTAAAATAAAACGATTAATAAAAAATAAATCGTTAGAAAGAAGTTAATGTTAGAGATGAGTTTGCAAGCATTAAATACACAAGATTCTTCTGTGATGGCTCAATCCTTGCTTATCCATGCCTTTTTTGCCGCCTTGCTCGCCCTAGCCTTTATGATCAATCTTTACACCCTTTTTAAAGAAAAAAATTTTATCCAATTAAACCGAAAAATCTATCTTGTCATGCCAGCGATTTACATTCTTTTAAGCATCGCTCTTTTGAGCGGGATTTTTATTTGGGCGATGCAACAATTTGAATTTTCTTTTAGCGCTGTTGTCATGCTTTTGGGGCTGTTGTTGATGCTTATAGCAGAAATCAAACGCCATAAAAGCGTGAAATTCGCTATCACTAAAAAAGAAAGGATGGAAGCGTATATTAAAAAGGCTAAAATCCTGTATTTTTTAGAAACGATTCTTATTGTTGTGTTAATGGGCCTTTGAATGCGTTTTGTCTATCACCCTTTAGCCAAAGAGCCTGTTTTAAAAATAGAAGGCGAGAGTTATACGCATTTATACCGATCAAGGCGCGTCAAAAGTGCAAGTCGTTTGGATTTAAGAAATTTAAAAGACGGCTTTTTATACACCTATGAGCATGCAGAAATCACTAAAAAACACGCCCTTTTAAGGCTAGTGGGCACGCAAGCATTAGAGGTTATGGCTAGTAAAAAAACGCATTTGATTTTAAGCGTGATTGAAATCAAAAGCATTGAAAAAATTCTACCTTTTTTAAACCAGTTAGGCGTGAGCAAGTTGAGTTTATTCTATGCGGATTTTAGCCAGCGTAATGAAAAGATAGATAGCGCCAAATTAGAGCGCTTTCAAAAGATTTTGATCCATTCTTGCGAGCAATGCGGTCGCAGTGCTTTAATGGAATTGGAAGCGTTTTCAAACACCAAAGAAATGTTAAAAGCCTACCCAAAGGCGAGCGTTTTGGATTTTAATGGCAAAGCGTTACAAACAAATTTTAGCGCTGAAAAGGGCGTTATCATAGGGCCTGAAGGGGGCTTTAGCGAACCAGAAAGGGAGTGTTTTAAAGAGCGTGAAATTTATCGCATCCCGTTAGATATGGTGCTAAAATCTGAGAGTGCATGCGTGTTTGTAGCGAGTATCGCGCAAGTTTAGGGGGTATCGCAAAAGTTTTAAAAACAAAATTTTAAAAACTTAACTTTTTGCTAAAAAGCTTGAGTTAAAGCCAATTTTTAACCCCTAAAATACCCACCCATAATTAAAAAACACTTTAAAATGACTGCCCCCTTCATTCAAAACAACAGAGTTCGCATAGATGCCATTATTAGAAGCGATTTTAATACCGCTTTGGATTAAAGGAATGCTAATACCTATGGAATATTTAGAATGCTTGTGGCGGTAATTAAACCCAGTAACTATATCTAAATTACCGATTCCTTTGACTTGATTGAAAACATAGTAGCTATTGTATAAGCCCCTTAACCCCCCAAACACCCCAAAAGAGGAAGCAAAAACTTTTTTAGTTGGATTGCCTTGCTTTTTATTAGCATAAGTGGTGATGAAATCAAACAACACATCCATTCCCCCACCATAGCTTAATTGTTGGATTTTTTCATCGTTAGCCTGAGCGTAGTTGTATTTGATAATGCCGTAATAGGCTAACCCTATGTAGTCATTGAAATAATGTTGGTAGCCTATTTTAACATTGGCCCCTAAAATAGGGCTTCTAAAAGATTGTTGGGCGTTAGAAGTTAAAAAGCTCTGATTGAATGCGTTAAACACAGAACTAACAAAAGCTCTTGCGTTCAAACTAGCGTCTAAATAGTTGGCTTGGCTGCTCAAATTAGCGAAATTAATGGGTAGGGCGTTTTGATTGATGAGCTGTTGCCAAACAGCGGTGGTAACCCCTATAAGCCCAGCGGGGACTTGAGCGCAATTGGTGTAGATGGAATTGGGGTAATTGCCCGCTGTATAGACTTGGTGGTTGTCCTTATAAAAAGAACATACATCATAGGTGTAACCATCCTGATCTTTCACTTCTTTCCCATTTGTAAATTTTAGTTCTTCTTTCCCATTGACTAATTCTTCTTTTCCACCCTCACATTCTTGTATGGCTCCGCCGTTTTCTTGGCACAAACGCACCCTTTGATAAGTCATGTTCCCATTATGCGTATAGCCTTTAGTGTGGCTAAATTCATGGATAATGTCTCTTAATTCCACAATATCAACTTTGTTCAAATTTTTACCAAACAATTTTTCAGGATTTAAGGCAGAAGCTTCTATCCCCAGATTACCATCATTATCATCAAGTTCATACCCTAGCCCTACAAACCCTGATTTTAGGATATTCACTTCAAGATTGATCGTTCTTCTAAACGCATCTATAACGGATTGTGGGGTTAGCACGTATTTTTCATAGATGGGAGCGACACGCCCATTATTGAAAGGGTTCACGCACTTAGGAAAGTCAGAGCCGCACTCTGATGAGCTGTTAGAAAATTGGAAAGGAGCGTTTAAAACGGCTTCTTCCCAAGATTTAGAGTCAAACACCGCCATCATATCCAACATTAAATTGGTCAATTCTTCTGCGGTTTGTGGGGTGAAATCTGACACGCAATTAGTGCAATTACCCTTAAAATTGTTAGTATCGGCGTTTTCATAACTCATCGTTACATTGGTCGTGATTTGGCTGAGCTTTTGAAACAAACTCTGCGTGTTAGCATCAGAAAATGGGGTGGCAGTAGCTTGAAGTTGTTGGTAATTAAAGCTATCAGCTTGTTCAAATTCTGAATCATTAAACAGGCTTGCAGGCAGAATGATTTGAGAATCTTTAGGGATAGTCTCTATCACGCCTAAATTAACTGCCTTGCCTTGAGCGTCTTTAAAACTAAGTTCAACATTGTTTAAATTATAAGGCAGAAAGTTTTGTATGGTTACGCTCCCATTAGCCGTGCTTGCATACACAGGGTTTTGAGAATAAAAAGTTAAGCCATTTTCTATATTGTCCGTGGTGAATAGTTCGGTTGCGTTTTTTAAAATGGTGTTTTGGAGGATGTAGTATCTCCCATAGACGCTTTGTGGGGTGTCTGTATCGCTTTTGTTTTGTTCTTTGGGTTGTTCTTTAGTTTGGGGGTGGGTTAGGGGGTTTTCATAGACTTTTTGGGTGTTTTGGGTGTTTTGAGTGTTTTGGGTTATTGTTTGTTCTTTAGTTTGCGTTCCTTCTAATAACCCGGTTTCAAACCCGGCTTCTATAAAAAAGCCGTCTTTTTGGTGTTTTTGAAAGGCTTCTAAAGGGTTGAACAAGCCAATTAAAGACAAACAAATCGCTCTGCTAACGAGTTTTAGCATGATTTTCCTTGATTATTTTAATACTTTACTAAAAAGTAGTTTATAATATTATATTTAATAGTTTAAACTTTCTTATTATACTACTTTTTTGAAAAACTTGCGGTATTATTTGTATCAAAAACGAATAATATTTGATAAAGAAAGGCTTTAATTGTTATGGGAATGGATAAAAAAATTAAAAAGTTTGATGGAGTTAGATTATTCCAGCTTTAATTTTTTGTCATTTCAAAATTTTAGGCAAAGTGATGCCCACTTGCCCTTGATACTTACCGCCTCTGTCTTTATAGCTTTGCTCGCACACTTCATCGCCTTGTAAAAACACCACTTGCGCAATCCCTTCATTGGCATAGACTTTAGCCGGTAGATTAGTAGTGTTAGAAATTTCAATCGTAATATAGCCTTCAAATTCCGGCTCAAAAGGCGTAACATTCACAATGATCCCGCACCTGGCGTAAGTGCTTTTGCCTAAACAAATCGCTAAAGTGTCTTTAGGCATTTTAAAATACTCTATCGTATGGGCTAGAGCGAACGCGTTAGCGGGCAAGATAAAAAAGCCCTCTTTACTCGCATCAATTTTGGTTGCGTTGTTGGGGTCAAAGTTTTTAGGGTCAATCAAAGCGTTTTTGTTATCAAAAAGCATGAACTCGCTCCCCACTCTAATATCATACCCATAACTGCTCAAACCATAGCTGATCACATTCTTACCGACTTGCTTTTCGCAAAAAGGGCTAATCATGCCATGCTCTAAACTCATTTTTTTAATCCAAGAATCCGCTTTTAATCCCATACGCACAAAGCCTTTAAAGTTTGTTAATAATTATGTTATTATAACAATAATTTTTTGCTAAAAACGCTTATGGTTAGTAAGATTATGTGTTTGTGGCATATTTTGAAATAATATAAGGAATAGATCGTTATGAACCTTTCTGAAATTGAAGAGTTGATCAAAGAATTTAAAGCTTCTGATTTAGGGCATTTGAAATTAAAGCAAGAGCATTTTGAACTGGTTTTGGATAAAGAATCCGCTTATGCGAAAAAAAATGCGTTAAGTCCCGCTCATTCTCAAGCTTCCCTCCAAGCTCCCATTATGGTAGAAGCGAGCATGCCAAGCGCTCAAGCCCCTGTGCCTATGGTATGCACCCCTATTGTGGATAAAAAAGAAGATTTCGTGCTTTCGCCTATGGTAGGCACTTTTTATCATGCGCCCTCCCCTGGGGCTGAGCCTTATGTCAAAGCGGGCGATACGCTTAAAAAAGGGCAAATCGTGGGCATTGTAGAAGCGATGAAAATCATGAATGAAATTGAAGTGGAATACCCTTGCAAGGTGGTTTCTGTTGAAGTGGGGGACGCTCAACCGGTAGAATACGGCACGAAACTCATCAAAGTGGAAAAGCTTTAAAATCCATGAATAAAGAAAATAAAAAGGTAGAAAAAAAAGAGCTTTCACGCATTTTGATCGCTAATAGAGGCGAGATCGCTTTAAGAGCGATCCAAACCATTCAAGAAATGGGTAAAGAATCCATAGCCATTTATTCTATCGCTGACAAGGACGCCCACTACCTCAATACCGCTAACGCAAAAGTGTGTATAGGGGGGGCAAAATCCAGCGAGAGTTACTTGAATATCCCTGCGATCATCAGTGCGGCGGAATTGTTTGAAGCGGATGCGATTTTCCCTGGGTATGGGTTTTTGAGTGAAAACCAGAATTTTGTAGAGATTTGCTCGCACCATTCTTTGGAATTTATTGGTCCGAGCGCGAAAGTCATGGCTTTAATGAGCGATAAATCCAAAGCCAAAAGCGTGATGAAAGAAGCCGGCATGCCTGTGATTGAGGGCAGTGAAGGGTTGCTTAAAAGCTATCAAGAAGCTGAAGAAATCGCTGATAAAATCGGCTACCCTGTCATCATTAAAGCAGCCGCTGGTGGGGGCGGAAGGGGGATGCGCGTCGTAGAAGATAAATCCAAGCTTAAAAACCTTTATCTAGCCGCAGAAACGGAAGCTTTGAGCGCGTTTGGCGATGGGAGCGTGTATTTAGAAAAATTCATCAACAAGCCTAAACACATTGAAGTCCAAATTCTAGCCGATAAGCATGGCAATGTCATTCATGTGGGTGAAAGGGATTGCTCCGTGCAAAGACGCCAACAAAAGCTCATTGAAGAAACCCCGGCGGTGGTTTTAGAAGAGAGCGTGCGTGAGCGTTTGCTAGAAACAGCGATTAAGGCCGCTAAATACATCAGCTATGTGGGGGCGGGGACTTTTGAATTTTTACTCGATTCTAACATGAAAGATTTTTATTTCATGGAGATGAACACTCGTTTGCAAGTGGAACACACCATTAGCGAAATGGTGAGCGGGTTAAACCTCATTGAGTGGATGATTAAAATCGCTCAAGGCGAAAAATTGCCCAAGCAAGAAAGCTTTTCTCTCAAAGGGCATGCGATAGAATGCCGAATCACGGCAGAAGATCCTAAAAAGTTCTACCCAAGCCCGGGCAAAATCACCGAATGGATTGCCCCTGGTGGGGTGAATGTGCGCCTTGATTCGCATGCGCATGCCAATTATGTCGTGCCTACGCACTATGATTCTATGATTGGCAAGCTCATTGTGTGGGGTGAAAACAGAGAAAGAGCGATCGCCAAGATGAAAAGGGCTTTAAAGGAATTTAAAGTAGAAGGCATTAAAACGACCATTCCTTTCCAC
The sequence above is drawn from the Helicobacter pylori genome and encodes:
- the ccsA gene encoding cytochrome c biogenesis protein yields the protein MKNLKSLLSFLLASFWVAIPLIALYACACAIATFIENDYGTSASKAIVYNTPWFNFLHAYLLVVLIGTFIKSKALERKRYASLFFHSSLIFIILGAAITRFFGVEGLMHVRENSAQSSFESADTYLNITLNDTTKLSLKTPFTFYYSKRLKPIHATLDHKPLILEPLEIYKQNAIKKDDAAILVLKATYNGVSHKFNLIKTNRNEGIEESEMFKDDKLSLSFGSAYIELPFQIKLKRFELERYAGSMSPSSYASEVEVLKLDNTLIKPYRIFMNHVLDYEGYRFFQSSYDTDEKGTILSVNKDPGKIPTYLGYAMLILGALWLLLDKNGRFLKLSRFLKSQQAASFLLASILISPFTPSFASETPIDMHGGKSAQIERQNVENSANKEDSKSAILERLKHLREYSKDHLKAFQRLQVQDFDGRIKPLDTISIEYIHKILKKDDFQGLNAMQVLLGIMFFPNDWRSIKMIYTSNKALRKLIGTPLDESRIAFRDVFDSRGYKLKNLVEEVNQKSPNARNELDKDVLKVDERINLVYTLFSAQFLRIFPSDKTTAWLSPIEAINSPNKEISSVATEFLKNIFSGFDDALKTNQWDKVEKTLKDLSIYQKEHAKNLYLLSSKVDSEIFLNHTNFFNSLTLPYILLGLLLFIVVISSLVKNTIPNIWLTKTLYMVILLCAIAHSMGLILRWYVSGHSPWSNAYESMLYIAWASVIAGFVLRSKLALSASSFLAGIALFVAHLGFMDPQIGHLVPVLKSYWLNIHVSVITASYGFLGLCFVLGILSLVLFILRKQGRFNLDKTILSISAINEMSMILGLFMLTAGNFLGGVWANESWGRYWGWDPKETWALISICVYALILHLRFLGSQNWPFILASSSVLGFYSVLMTYFGVNYYLSGLHSYAAGDPLPIPTFLYFLVAIPFALVILAYFKRHLSLPKLV
- a CDS encoding SoxW family protein, giving the protein MFPLSYVSKKFLSVLLLISLFLSACKSNNKDKLDENLLSSGSQSSKELNDERDNIDKKSYAGLEDVFLDNKSISPNDKYMLLVFGRNGCSYCERFKKDLKNVKELRDYIKEHFSAYYVNISYSKEHDFKVGDKDKNDEKEIKMSTEELAQIYAVQSTPTIVLSDKTGKTIYELPGYMPSTQFLAVLEFIGDGKYQDTKNDEDLTKKLKAYIKYKTNLSKSKSS
- the hemH gene encoding ferrochelatase is translated as MNLINEKLNNLENNAAKSPKEAVVLLNMGGPNSLYEVGVFLKNMFDDPFILTIKNNFMRKMVGKMIVNSRIEKSKKIYEKLGGKSPLTPITFALTERLNELDPSRFYTYAMRYTPPYASMVLQDLALKEVESLVFFSMYPQYSSTTTLSSFNDAFSALKSLETFRPKVRVIERFYADKKLNEIILNTILSVLNNRKSQDFVLIFSVHGLPKSIVDAGDTYQQECEHHVSLLKELMQQKNTPFKEVLLSYQSKLGPMKWLEPSTEELIEKHRKSHIIIYPLAFTIDNSETLYELDMQYRLMAERLAIKEYLVCPCLNDSIEFAKFIIELVNNLKSE
- a CDS encoding 16S rRNA (uracil(1498)-N(3))-methyltransferase produces the protein MRFVYHPLAKEPVLKIEGESYTHLYRSRRVKSASRLDLRNLKDGFLYTYEHAEITKKHALLRLVGTQALEVMASKKTHLILSVIEIKSIEKILPFLNQLGVSKLSLFYADFSQRNEKIDSAKLERFQKILIHSCEQCGRSALMELEAFSNTKEMLKAYPKASVLDFNGKALQTNFSAEKGVIIGPEGGFSEPERECFKEREIYRIPLDMVLKSESACVFVASIAQV
- the dcd gene encoding dCTP deaminase, whose translation is MGLKADSWIKKMSLEHGMISPFCEKQVGKNVISYGLSSYGYDIRVGSEFMLFDNKNALIDPKNFDPNNATKIDASKEGFFILPANAFALAHTIEYFKMPKDTLAICLGKSTYARCGIIVNVTPFEPEFEGYITIEISNTTNLPAKVYANEGIAQVVFLQGDEVCEQSYKDRGGKYQGQVGITLPKILK
- the accB gene encoding acetyl-CoA carboxylase biotin carboxyl carrier protein, whose protein sequence is MNLSEIEELIKEFKASDLGHLKLKQEHFELVLDKESAYAKKNALSPAHSQASLQAPIMVEASMPSAQAPVPMVCTPIVDKKEDFVLSPMVGTFYHAPSPGAEPYVKAGDTLKKGQIVGIVEAMKIMNEIEVEYPCKVVSVEVGDAQPVEYGTKLIKVEKL
- a CDS encoding acetyl-CoA carboxylase biotin carboxylase subunit, whose translation is MNKENKKVEKKELSRILIANRGEIALRAIQTIQEMGKESIAIYSIADKDAHYLNTANAKVCIGGAKSSESYLNIPAIISAAELFEADAIFPGYGFLSENQNFVEICSHHSLEFIGPSAKVMALMSDKSKAKSVMKEAGMPVIEGSEGLLKSYQEAEEIADKIGYPVIIKAAAGGGGRGMRVVEDKSKLKNLYLAAETEALSAFGDGSVYLEKFINKPKHIEVQILADKHGNVIHVGERDCSVQRRQQKLIEETPAVVLEESVRERLLETAIKAAKYISYVGAGTFEFLLDSNMKDFYFMEMNTRLQVEHTISEMVSGLNLIEWMIKIAQGEKLPKQESFSLKGHAIECRITAEDPKKFYPSPGKITEWIAPGGVNVRLDSHAHANYVVPTHYDSMIGKLIVWGENRERAIAKMKRALKEFKVEGIKTTIPFHLEMLENADFRQAKIHTKYLEENF